A genomic region of Phragmites australis chromosome 2, lpPhrAust1.1, whole genome shotgun sequence contains the following coding sequences:
- the LOC133908596 gene encoding uncharacterized protein LOC133908596 translates to MAAAQKLTIQTSLTKPLKPCQPTKPCDGTKPASASGDRHGSSLTPVFAFIILGANCAAAIYNSRHDPWAVAFVLASFLILVSLFYALRVFETLPRGSPRRAHAKAAVWSLSTVLTLMFSHRVAALLPLPVAVVVWVMAGSTIFAGFYMLFVCRDDRGATEEEAPAKLADIA, encoded by the coding sequence ATGGCAGCCGCTCAGAAGCTCACCATTCAGACATCCCTCACTAAGCCACTGAAACCATGCCAACCAACCAAGCCTTGTGATGGAACCAAACCAGCGAGCGCCTCGGGTGATCGCCATGGCTCGTCCCTGACGCCTGTCTTTGCCTTCATCATCCTCGGAGCCAACTGCGCAGCTGCCATCTACAACTCGCGCCACGATCCCTGGGCCGTCGCGTTCGTCCTGGCCTCCTTCCTCATACTCGTGTCTCTGTTCTACGCGCTCCGCGTGTTCGAGACGCTGCCGCGCGGTTCGCCCAGGAGAGCCCATGCCAAGGCCGCCGTGTGGAGCCTCTCGACCGTGCTGACGCTGATGTTCTCCCACCGCGTGGCGGCGCTCTTGCCGCtccccgtcgccgtcgtcgtgtGGGTGATGGCCGGATCCACCATCTTCGCCGGGTTCTACATGCTATTCGTCTGCCGTGACGATAGAGGCgcgacggaggaggaggcgccagCGAAATTGGCCGATATCGCGTAG